The Glycine soja cultivar W05 chromosome 3, ASM419377v2, whole genome shotgun sequence genome window below encodes:
- the LOC114406714 gene encoding uncharacterized protein LOC114406714 has translation MQQPAMTKAKSDSDNNNSSGMGMLLVLFPQDKSSTSTSNTDIKPMFNFPSPSKSLFSKAQSTISICLLLLFTTLLLFTLSTLPNALPTPPPPPPTPKPTPHHFALQRMGTLHRRGTKSMTDLLICHVAEETPLEDFRLFLRLLHRSSLTSSSDVVFLFPSPSSSLKFTPVIQQENTAFSSLLHLHAHLNSTRWRQHPKSSFDPNRFISKPQLQQKQQREPLWGPKTRTNLNSSRDSLSYGSVLSFDATELDPENSLSGFLDKVPLTLRRWACYPMLLGRVRRSFKHVMLADVKSLLIFKDPLGRVRNRSPDSVVLFTKTEKHGKRTQRAVVSSVIMGGARGVRRLSGTAVVEIVRAATQHKKKKNSVTESAVLSQLVGGSEFVLKNKNVNLIASSESIPEVTTASASSSVSKTSFSDSAMVQRGVSNHDLNYVIMRQICSSVVDSSVYSDC, from the coding sequence atgcAACAACCAGCAATGACAAAAGCAAAGTCAGACAgcgacaacaacaacagcagtgGCATGGGTATGCTCCTGGTGTTATTCCCCCAAGACAAATCCTCAACCTCAACCTCAAACACCGACATTAAACCCATGTTCAACTTCCCTTCCCCCTCCAAATCTCTCTTCTCCAAAGCACAATCCACTATCTCTATTTGCCTCCTTCTCCTCTTCACAACGCTCCTCCTTTTTACTCTCTCCACCCTCCCAAACGCCCTTCCCACCCCTCCCCCTCCCCCTCCCACTCCTAAACCCACCCCACACCACTTCGCGCTCCAACGCATGGGCACTCTCCACCGAAGAGGCACCAAATCCATGACCGACCTCCTCATCTGCCACGTGGCAGAGGAAACACCACTCGAAGACTTCCGACTCTTCCTCCGCCTCCTCCACCGTTCTTCCCTCACTTCCTCATCCGACGTCGTTTTCCTCTTCCCTTCACCTTCCTCTTCCCTCAAATTCACCCCCGTTATTCAACAAGAGAACACCGCATTCTCTTCTTTGCTACACCTCCACGCGCACCTCAACTCCACGCGCTGGCGCCAACACCCCAAATCCTCCTTCGACCCAAATCGCTTCATCTCCAAACCTCAActgcaacaaaaacaacaaagagaaCCCCTGTGGGGTCCCAAAACAAGAACTAACTTAAACAGTTCCCGTGACTCACTGAGTTACGGATCGGTGCTGAGTTTTGACGCCACCGAACTTGACCCGGAGAACTCGCTCTCGGGTTTCCTCGACAAAGTCCCACTCACTCTCCGGCGATGGGCGTGTTACCCGATGCTACTCGGCCGAGTCAGACGCAGCTTCAAACACGTCATGCTCGCCGACGTGAAAAGTCTCTTGATTTTCAAAGACCCGCTCGGCCGAGTCAGGAATCGGAGCCCCGACTCGGTCGTTCTCTTTACCAAAACGGAAAAACACGGGAAGAGAACTCAGCGTGCGGTCGTCTCATCCGTTATAATGGGTGGCGCTCGCGGCGTAAGAAGACTCTCCGGCACGGCGGTGGTGGAGATCGTCCGCGCCGCGACGCagcacaagaagaagaagaactcgGTGACCGAGTCGGCTGTACTGAGTCAACTCGTTGGCGGGAGCGAGTTTGTGTTGAAAAATAAGAACGTTAATTTGATAGCTTCTTCCGAGTCAATACCAGAGGTAACAACTGCAagtgcttcttcttctgtttcAAAGACGTCGTTTTCGGATTCTGCGATGGTTCAACGTGGTGTGAGTAATCACGACCTTAATTATGTCATCATGAGGCAAATTTGTTCGTCTGTGGTGGATTCTTCTGTCTATAGCGATTGTTAG